The sequence below is a genomic window from Anaerocolumna chitinilytica.
TGTAAATATGTCTTGGTAAGCCAGATTGGGCCTGGTGCAGAATATGTATTAAATCAAAAAGGTGTTACGGTATTGGTAATAAGAGATTATTTTGATAATGCCATACAAAAATTGATGGAATATGATGAGAAAGTAAATTTCATATATTAATTTTAGTACTTAAAAGGTTGTTACCCAATTTAGAGTAACAACCTTTTAAGGTATTAAGGTATTACAATAAGAATATAAAAAATTTAGCTGCTAATACATGTGGTGCTGATTAGTGAAAATGATTCGGCTTTGAGATATCATGCAGAGTATCCTCTGCTCGGTCTGAAAGCGATGGCTCCAGAGAAATATCGCTAAGAGCTACTATTCCTACAAGGGAATTGTTTTCTACGATGGGTAGTCTCCTAATCTGTTCTCTGCTCATGATTTCAGCAGCATCCCTAACATTCATATCCGGGTTACCTAAAGAAGGATTTTTTGTCATAACATCAGATACTTTCTGATTCTTCCAATCCTGTCCTTCAGCAATGCTGCGCAGGGTTAAGTCACGGTCTGTAACAATTCCTACAACTTTTTTCTCCTCGCATACAGGAATAGAACCCACATCATGTTGCTTCATCAGCTGAGCACATTTCTCAACGGTATCATCACAGCAAACACTTGCTATATCTGTTGACATAATATCTTTTACTTTCATAATGAACTCCTTTCAAAATGGTTTTCTGGATAAATCATCAGTTCTTATTTCATATAATATCTTGGATCATAAATTCTCGTAAATGAATCTAAAGTGAATTATTCCTATCTTAGAATGCCCATAGAAGGATTGTTTTATAATTGGATAATGAAGCTAAGTTATGTTATAATAACTACATTCTAAAAACAGAATATACAGTACAATTATCAAGTATTTTTACATCCAAGGAGGTGGAAAAAACTGCTGACAGAGGTTAAATTTTCAATTGAAGGTAATGAAATTCCTGTACAAGTGGTATATTCAAAACGAAAAACCATCAGCCTGGAGATTAAAGCAGAAGGCAGGATAATCGCCAGAATACCAAATTTATTACCGGATAAAGAAATCAGGAGAATTATAGAAATAAATAAATCAAAATTATATTCTAAATACAAAGAATATTACATGGAGGGGAATCATCAGCTCTTAGGAGCAAAAGGATATGGTGATATCTATTACAACGGTGCAACCCTTCCCTTTGTACTGGGAGATATAAAGCTTATCCTTGAAAAAGGCCATGGGATAGAAGATTCAAAAATTTATTATCGGAGGCTTACGGATGGAAGCAGAACTCTTACGGTCATTACTGATTCGGAGGATTTTGACTTCATACGAAATTGCATCACCAACTGGTATCGGAAATATGCCAAGGAAACCTTGGCCAAAAAGACTGTTTATTACAGCAAGCTAATGCAGACGAGTTACAACAGACTCACAGTAAAAGAGCAGAAAACCAGATGGGGCAGCTGCAGCAGTAAAGGCAATCTGAATTTCAACTGGAAATTAATGATGATGCCTGAGGCAGCCATAGACTATGTTGTTGTTCATGAATTGGCGCATCGGAAGCATATGAATCATTCGTCTTCTTTTTGGAGAGAAGTCGAGAAAACACTGCCGGATTACAGAGATAGAAGAGAATGGCTTAAGAAAAACGGACGATATTTTTCAATCTACTAATAGATAAGGAGATAGTGATGCTATTTTTATGGTACCCCAAATGTACAACATGTCAGAAAGCAAAGAAGTGGTTAGATGACAATAATATTATATATGAAGCAAGAGATATAAAAACAGACAATCCTACGGCTGTAGAATTAAAAGAATGGCACAAAATAAGCGGTATGCCGCTAAAACGATTTTTTAATACCAGCGGAATGCTGTATAAGGAATATGGATTAAAAGACAAGCTGCCAGATATGAAAGAGGAAGAACAGATAGATATCCTTGCCTCAGATGGGATGCTTGTTAAAAGACCATTGATTATTGATGGAGATAAGGTATTAATAGGATTTAAGGAAGAGGATTGGATTGTATTGAAGTAGGAAAAAGGCCTTTTATAAGAAATTATATTAATTCTTATAAAGGGCCTTTTTAACGAGTCCTTAGAGATAATTCTTTATTCTACAAATGACGAACAATTAATTCTATTTCAGTAGAATGAATTTATAAGCCTTTATACCTCTTAAATATTGCTTCTGAATCAGGTACCGGAACCATTGTCAGTGCTGTTTGAATTATCACTGTTATTTGGGGCACTTTCCCCGCTGCCATCGCTGCTGCCACCAAATTTTCCACCAGGACCTTCATTACCAGGGCCGCCTTTGCCGCCGCCAAAACCTCCGGGTCCTCCGGTAGTTTGAAGGGTTGTATTGGCATTTACAGTGTTAGTGACAGTAAAGGTATATAAGCTGTTTTTGCCTGAATATAAGGTGTATTTATTATCCTTTTCTAATTGAGGAGAGGATATCATAATATACTGATAATTCTTATCAGGTGTATAGGATAGAAGTTCTTCACCGCTGGCATCCTTTAAGGTTATCTCTGTGCCGCCTGACTGCACATTATCAAAGACATAAGCAACGGAATATTGCTTGGAATCCTCGGAAGGAGCCTGTGCCATACCGGAGCTTCCGGCTGCTATTATTGTTCCACCATTCATTGCAAAGGTAGTATCATAATCAAGGGGGCCGTTGCCGTCATTGGTGGGACCAGATACATATACAGTTCCGTCATTCATGGTAATTGAGCCGTTAGCGTCAAGACCGTCTCCTTCAGCGTTTACGGTTATTATTCCGCCATTAATAATAAGTACCCCGTTCCCGCTCGATCCAAAACCTCTCTGGCTGCTGTCTGCAGAAGTATTTTCACTGCTGCTGGAAGCATTTAATCCGTCATCGCTGGATACTATAGTAATATTACCGCTGTTTATATTAATTGCTGCACTTTCGATTCCTTCATAACTTTTCTTAATATCGAGCTTATTAACGGAAAGGTTAAGTTCTGAATCTGCATGTATACCGTCATCACCGGATGAAATGGTATAAATTCCATCTGTCATAGTTAAAGTCCCATTGCTATGGAAACTGTCATCCGCACTGTCTGTCGTAAAAGTACCGCCATTAACAGTTAGGACAGAACCTGATTTAAAAGCTTTAGCACTGGTACTTTCGTTTTCGATAGAACTAGTAGAACCTCCCTGAGAGTTTTGCGGGGAAGTTGCACTGGAAGTACCATCGGTTTCAGAATTTGAATCAGAATTACTATCGCCGAAGGACGGTCTTTGTCTGCTATCACCACCAAACCCTCCTCCAAAGTCACTATTTGCTTTCGGGGCAGCATTTTTACTTCCACCGCCTGTTGTGATCTGAAATTCTCCGTTATTTACAATCAGGCTAGTTTCTGCCTGAAAGCCGTCAGCTCCGCTGGTTATATAAAATGCACCGTCGTCAATGATAAGATAGCCTTTACTGGAGTCTTCTGAATTAGTGGACTTTATGGCATCACCTGTTGCATTTACGGTTATATTTCCGCTTTTAATGGATACGGAATCTTTTCCGATGATTCCATCGTCCACTGAAGTTACATTAATTGTTCCAGCTATAATCTTTAAATCATCTTTAGATTGTATGGCATTGTTATAGTTTGCAGTGACATTCAGACTGCCGTTGCCATTGATGGTTAAGTCTGCCTTTGAAAAGATAGCAGCACTTGGCTCGTCAGTGGAATCGTCTTCATAGACATAGTTGGCTGCATCAGTTATAGTATTAGTGCTTGAGTCTGCTAATGTAATATATACATTTTTAGCATTCTTAACGTAAATAGGTGCAGTAGTACTGCTTGAGATTGAAGCATTATTTAATACAAGCTTGACATTATCATTATCACCGGCTTCCACTACTATATTTCCATCGGTTAAGGTGCCGCTTAGCACATAAGTACCTGCTTTGGTAATGGTAACAGTATTATCTTTTACATTAACACTGCTGTCGCTCCCTGTTATGTTCTTATTCTCAAAGGTAATCTTTACGGCAGATGCTCCGTCCCAGGAAGCATCTAAATCCTTTTCGCTATATTCACCGGTTGTTTGCGTTACAGTGCTAGTGATAACAGCTTTTGTATCAGATTTGGGAGTTGTATTGGCATCTCTATCAGATGTTTTATTAGAGCTATTGGCTATTGAGCTGCTATTTTTATTGGAGCACCCGGTAAATAGTATTAGGCATAGTATGATTACCAAACTTAAGCTTTTTTGAACTCTATTTCGTTTTGTCATATATTTTACCTTTCAAAGCCTGTAAATTGTTACAGACCTTTACCTTTCCTTGTTTATAATTCCATGTTAAGTGTCTGCTGGATTCTGCCGCAGATTATAGTAAGGTTGCCATTTCGGCAGCGGATATCATCAATCATTTCTTTTTCTTTTACGATATCTAAAAGCTCAATTTCATAATATAATTCATACATGCTGCCAAGATTAGTTGTTTTTACTTTGGTAAGAGCAGCTCCTTTTGTATACCTATTAAAGATATCATCGAATATTTCAGTATAATCAAGATTCTCAGGTATCGTAATGCGAAGTTCTTTCTGAGTGTTTTTCTTTTCACCAAAACTGAAACGGGATAATAGGAATAGAGCGAGTCCTACAATCACTGTAATTAAAACAGCGTAAGTAATATAACCCATTCCGGTTGCTAGACCTACTACCATTGCAAAGAAGATACTGCTGATTTCTTTTGAGCTACCAGGAATAGAACGGAAGCGTACAAGACTGAAAGCCCCCATAACTGCCACACCGGCACCAAGATTACCGTTAACAACCATAATTACAGCCTGTACCAATGCCGGTAACAGGATAAGTGTTAAGATAAAGTTCTTAGTATAAGTGCCTTGAGTCATATAGATTGCAGCTATAATACCTCCTAATACCAGTGATGTTATTGTGCATATTAAGGCCGTTTCTATTGTAAGGCTTCCTGTAACAGAAGCTATAATGCTTGTAAACATAAGCTTTCATTCCTTTCATCGATTAATTGATTTTTATAAACATTACCATATTTTGAAAAAGAAACAGGGTAGATTTCTAAATCTGATAAGACACCGGCAAGCCATAAAGGATAGGCATAGGGAACTTTTATTTCCATTAGTACATCACCTTTACGAAGGAGATATTTACCGCTATCGCCTTCACTTAAGTCAAGTTCAGTCATTCGGCTTCTAATATTTTGGTCAAAAGTAATTCGGATTTCGGAATCTTCTATACCAAAGAGTGCAATTCGGTCATAAGCCAGATAAACTTTCGGAATTGGTTTGTGGAAACGTAAGAAGTAGTCAATTTCTCTTAGAATCTGACTGTCTGAAGCGGGTTTTATTCCATGATTTAAATATCTTGCAGATTCTTCTAAGGTCATGGATACCCTTCTTTTGTAAACAATCCCCTTGTATTTCTTCTTGATTTCCAGAAAAACCGGGGAATCATTATCTGGTACACCATAACTTCGAAGGCGAAGCTTTTCTTTATAAACTGGACCTTCAATGGAGGTTCGTACCAGCTCATAGTCTTCGGTGTCATAATAGATATTGCAGATGGTATGTAGTCCGTATTGGTCCATTTCCATATAGGGTAGTAATCTTTCTCTTAGTAATTCATACTTCATAACGGTTAACAGGTATTTTTTTTCTACCCGTTCGAAAATATTATTTTTTATCTGGTTCATAAACATTGCTCCTTCCTTAAGAAAATGATAAGCTAAAAAAATGTTTCGTTTGTGTAAAAAGCATGTAAATTCTATGAATTTTATATTTATTAAAAAACATAATTTAACAAAAAGACATAAAAATAAGGATAGCCTAGATTGTGTTATTATCACAATCTAAACTATCCTCATGTTTTGTATAAATATTAAGTATTTATTCTATAATGTCTCGTTCATACTACCTGTTCTGTATCCTTTTAAATCTAAAGCTGTATAGGAAAAACCAAGACTTTTAAAATACTCCTGAACTTCCTTCATAAGTTCTAAATTCAGGAATTTTTCCATTTCCGGCTGTCCAACTTCAATCCTTCCGATATCGCCATGATGCCTTACACGTACCTGGCGGAAACCATGATCTAATAGGAATTGCTCAGCCTTATCTACCATCGCAAGCTTTTCTCTGGTTATCTTCTGACCATAGGGAAATCTTGAGGAGAGACAGGCAAAGGCAGGTTTATTCCAGGTGGGGAGTCCCATTTCTTTCGATAATATACGGATTTCTTCTTTCGTAAGTTCAGCCTGACGAAGAGGGCTTAACACTTTATGTTCAGAGACAGCTGTTAGTCCAGGACGATAATCCCCTAAATCATCTATGTTAGAGCCTTCCGCTATATAAGAGATTCCCTTCGTTTTTGCAATATCGCTAATTTTATCAAACAGTTCATTCTTACATAAATAGCAGCGGTTAACCGGGTTATCTGAAAAACCGTCTACATCAAGTTCTTCAGACAGGATAACTTCATGAGGAATACCGTATTTGGCAGTAAATTCAACTGCTTCTTTGTATTCTCTCTCCGGATAAGTGGAAGAGCGGGCAGTGATAGCCAGAACCTTATCACCTAAAACATCAAAAGCTGCTTTTAATAAAAAGGTAGAATCTACACCGCCGGAGAAGGCAATACAAAGACTGTCAAGAGCTGAAAGATTCTTCTTTAATAATTCAAATTTTTCTTGTAATTCCATATGAACTCCTTTCATGCGTCATAATTGATTTATTATTATACAACTATGAATTGTCAACAATCTAATAGTATAACAGCTTATCAGGTCTTGTCAACAGACAGATTAAAGTGTACAGGATATGACATGAGAAGACTACCTATGGAAATGTTTTAGCAGAGAATTTATTTTTCTGGGAAATTATCCTTCTGATATTTACAAATCTTTTCAGGGCCCCGAACTATAGTTCTTACGATATTAAGAGCACCATCATCATCTGCTTTTATTCTCCATTCAACCAAATTGATGGTATCATTAATGATTTCGATGCCTGTTAAACCCTTTGAGTGGATACAGCAGCCGGTATTGTAATAAGGCAGTTCCTTCGCTTTTGGAAAATGCGGTCTGTGTGTGTGTCCGCAGATTAGCATTCGTTTATTATTCCGGATCCAAACCTTATAATTTTTCTCGATTTTATGTCTCTTATAAAGATTCTTTGCAGGACTGGCAGGATTGTGTAAACCGACTACGTGGAGAAAGCGCCAGATATAACGTAACATTATCATGGAGATAAACCATAACTGGTCGTTCATTAAGTCCCCCTGATGCCCATGTACCACAAGTATTTCCTGACCGGATTCTCTATGCTTAAGTACAATTGCTTCATAGGGGGTCAGGTCAGTGAAAAGACTCGTTCGTTTCTGATTATACTCATCATAAAAGCTGTAGTAATTTTTCCTGACATACTTATTTTTCCTCAGATAAATATTGTGATTTCCAAATAGGAAGAGCAGCCTTCCCTCATTTGCAAATTTCTTCATACCAAGAAACACATCACTGTGAGCCAGACGAATATGATTAAAGTCTGTATATTCCCATAATTCATCTCCGTCACCAACTTCGACGTAGGTGTATCCATTGTTGTAATAGTAATCCAAGGCATGTAAGAAAACATGCTGATTCTTGGCGAATTCATCGGAAGCGCTGTCATCTCCTCGATGACAGTCACTAAAAAATATATATTTGGAGTTTTTATCAAAATACTCCACTTTAGCTGTTTTATAAGCCTGTGTAAGGCGCTGTTCGGTAAACATAATAACTCCTTTCGCGAATAATCTATCTTTGTACGTTTTAATCAGGTAAAAGCATGGACAAAAGTTTTGGAATCTGATACTCTTAATTCTGTACAATCCTGACCGGTTTATGCCGCAAAAGGAAAAAAGTTGATATTGGAATGTGAGAAAGTCATGAAAAGGTTTAAAAAGATTTATATAGAGATTACAAATATCTGTAATTTGAATTGCGAATTCTGTCCTAAAACACAAAGGCAGAAGGCTATTCTGACAAAAGAAGAGTTCCAACATATTATGAAAGAGATTCAGCCCTATACGGATTATGTTTATTTTCATGTGAAAGGAGAACCTTTACTGCATCCGGAACTTGGTGTATTTTTGGATATCTGCAAGGATTATAGTTTAAAGGTCAACATTACTACAAATGGTACTTTATTAATGAAAGTCTTGCCAGAGTTAAAGGGAAAGGAAGCACTAAGACAGGTTAATATTTCTCTTCACAGCTTCGGCGGAAGGGAAGAGGACAAAGAAAACTACCTTCTGGATATCCTAAAAGCTTCGAAGGAATTGTTAAATACGACAAAGGCAAATATATCTTACCGCTTTTGGAATCTAAGTAAAGAGGATGATACGATTATAACTGGTACAGAACATAAATTAGAAAGCACAATACAAGAGGATACGGACAAATATTTAAGAATCCTGGAAAATGAATATGCAATAGAAGGTTCTTTAAACAATATGGTTGCCCCCGGAAGAGGTTTAAAACTTACGGATAGGGTCTACATCAGCAGAGATTATCAATTTACCTGGCCGTCCCTTATAGAAGAAGAGGATGAAGGAAAAGGATTTTGCTATGGGTTACGAAGCCATTTGGGTATCTTATCAGATGGAACTTTAATTCCCTGCTGCCTTGACGGAGAAGGCGTGATATCTCTTGGAAACATATATGAGGAGTCTTTTGAAAGTATAATTAACAGTCCCCGTGCTATTAGAATCTATGAAGGGTTCTCTAATAGAAAAGCAGTGGAAGAGCTCTGCAGAAAATGTGGGTACCGTAAAAAGTTCGGAGTATAAAAAGGAGCAGTTAATTTCTGCTTTCACAACCTTTAAGGAATTGACTGGTTCGTGTGAAAGGTAATTAACTGCTCTAATTTTATTTATATAATAATTTTAATTTTGCGGATGCAAAGCTTTCCAGAAGTCACCTTCTATGTTAATGATACTGCCAATACTGTTAAAAGGTATTTTAAATTCAGGGAATCCAGCGGCATAAGGCGCAATATCATAAGGATAGAAATACAGGTATAGATTATTTTCATCCACATAAAAATACTGGTTATCACTAATGGATTTAAAGGTATCATCAAAATACATGGACTCTTTGTTCTTTTTATCAGCATTGATATCTTTTGTAATTATTTTACTTAAAGCATCAACATAATTACTGTTTTTTCTAAATAGATCTTTTAACTTAAAGGTTTCACCGTTTTTAAGATTATAGAGATAATAATCATTAATTGGCATACCATGGGCTGCGCCGAAGGAATAATCGTAACCAAGTCTATTTACAAGTAATAGATTATTAATTACTTTGCCTGTAAAAGAATCCTCTACTGAAAAATTATCTTCTTTCTTTAAATCCCCTCTGGATTCTACAAAATTTTTATAAAGGTTATCATTAATCTTTTTTTCAACGGTACTATCAGAGAGACCGGTAAGAACAGGATAATAAATAAGGGCATATTTATTCGGCTTTACCTTTTTTGCTTTTAAGCTGAGAGTATCATTTAATTTCACATCATCTGAGGTCTGGTAGAAGATTTTTCCGTCAGTTGTTTCATAAATCAATATATCGTCTACCTCTGCCTTGATGACATTACCCATTAAAGTTAGAGTACCTCTTCCATTAAATTTGGGTAAAGTATCAGATATCTTGCCGGCAGTATCAATGAAGTAAGTAGTAGTATCATCAGTTGCCGAAGCAAATCCATCGTTATATTTACTCAAGTCATAAAAAATATAATCCGAAAGTTGTTTTCCTTTGGCATCAAAGAGCGCATATGGAGTTGTATATGTTGAAGAATAATCCTCTGTATCACTTTTCTTCATTACAGCAAATATGTCGTTACCAAGGTACATCAGATTACCATATCCGGTATAATCCTTAGATACATTACTTGGAAGCGGCAGTTTCTTACCTTCATAAGTCATTGCTTCCATAATACTGTCACCAACACTGTTATAAACTATATAACCGTCACGAAAGTCGGAAATGTAGATGTCATTTTTATCAATCTCATAGCTCTTAAGTACTTTTCCGGTAGGGTCAATTTGT
It includes:
- a CDS encoding CBS domain-containing protein; the encoded protein is MKVKDIMSTDIASVCCDDTVEKCAQLMKQHDVGSIPVCEEKKVVGIVTDRDLTLRSIAEGQDWKNQKVSDVMTKNPSLGNPDMNVRDAAEIMSREQIRRLPIVENNSLVGIVALSDISLEPSLSDRAEDTLHDISKPNHFH
- a CDS encoding M48 family metallopeptidase, producing the protein MVYSKRKTISLEIKAEGRIIARIPNLLPDKEIRRIIEINKSKLYSKYKEYYMEGNHQLLGAKGYGDIYYNGATLPFVLGDIKLILEKGHGIEDSKIYYRRLTDGSRTLTVITDSEDFDFIRNCITNWYRKYAKETLAKKTVYYSKLMQTSYNRLTVKEQKTRWGSCSSKGNLNFNWKLMMMPEAAIDYVVVHELAHRKHMNHSSSFWREVEKTLPDYRDRREWLKKNGRYFSIY
- a CDS encoding arsenate reductase family protein; protein product: MLFLWYPKCTTCQKAKKWLDDNNIIYEARDIKTDNPTAVELKEWHKISGMPLKRFFNTSGMLYKEYGLKDKLPDMKEEEQIDILASDGMLVKRPLIIDGDKVLIGFKEEDWIVLK
- a CDS encoding carbohydrate-binding domain-containing protein, which translates into the protein MTKRNRVQKSLSLVIILCLILFTGCSNKNSSSIANSSNKTSDRDANTTPKSDTKAVITSTVTQTTGEYSEKDLDASWDGASAVKITFENKNITGSDSSVNVKDNTVTITKAGTYVLSGTLTDGNIVVEAGDNDNVKLVLNNASISSSTTAPIYVKNAKNVYITLADSSTNTITDAANYVYEDDSTDEPSAAIFSKADLTINGNGSLNVTANYNNAIQSKDDLKIIAGTINVTSVDDGIIGKDSVSIKSGNITVNATGDAIKSTNSEDSSKGYLIIDDGAFYITSGADGFQAETSLIVNNGEFQITTGGGSKNAAPKANSDFGGGFGGDSRQRPSFGDSNSDSNSETDGTSSATSPQNSQGGSTSSIENESTSAKAFKSGSVLTVNGGTFTTDSADDSFHSNGTLTMTDGIYTISSGDDGIHADSELNLSVNKLDIKKSYEGIESAAININSGNITIVSSDDGLNASSSSENTSADSSQRGFGSSGNGVLIINGGIITVNAEGDGLDANGSITMNDGTVYVSGPTNDGNGPLDYDTTFAMNGGTIIAAGSSGMAQAPSEDSKQYSVAYVFDNVQSGGTEITLKDASGEELLSYTPDKNYQYIMISSPQLEKDNKYTLYSGKNSLYTFTVTNTVNANTTLQTTGGPGGFGGGKGGPGNEGPGGKFGGSSDGSGESAPNNSDNSNSTDNGSGT
- a CDS encoding DUF4956 domain-containing protein, which translates into the protein MFTSIIASVTGSLTIETALICTITSLVLGGIIAAIYMTQGTYTKNFILTLILLPALVQAVIMVVNGNLGAGVAVMGAFSLVRFRSIPGSSKEISSIFFAMVVGLATGMGYITYAVLITVIVGLALFLLSRFSFGEKKNTQKELRITIPENLDYTEIFDDIFNRYTKGAALTKVKTTNLGSMYELYYEIELLDIVKEKEMIDDIRCRNGNLTIICGRIQQTLNMEL
- a CDS encoding polyphosphate polymerase domain-containing protein, producing MNQIKNNIFERVEKKYLLTVMKYELLRERLLPYMEMDQYGLHTICNIYYDTEDYELVRTSIEGPVYKEKLRLRSYGVPDNDSPVFLEIKKKYKGIVYKRRVSMTLEESARYLNHGIKPASDSQILREIDYFLRFHKPIPKVYLAYDRIALFGIEDSEIRITFDQNIRSRMTELDLSEGDSGKYLLRKGDVLMEIKVPYAYPLWLAGVLSDLEIYPVSFSKYGNVYKNQLIDERNESLCLQAL
- the larE gene encoding ATP-dependent sacrificial sulfur transferase LarE yields the protein MELQEKFELLKKNLSALDSLCIAFSGGVDSTFLLKAAFDVLGDKVLAITARSSTYPEREYKEAVEFTAKYGIPHEVILSEELDVDGFSDNPVNRCYLCKNELFDKISDIAKTKGISYIAEGSNIDDLGDYRPGLTAVSEHKVLSPLRQAELTKEEIRILSKEMGLPTWNKPAFACLSSRFPYGQKITREKLAMVDKAEQFLLDHGFRQVRVRHHGDIGRIEVGQPEMEKFLNLELMKEVQEYFKSLGFSYTALDLKGYRTGSMNETL
- a CDS encoding metallophosphoesterase, giving the protein MFTEQRLTQAYKTAKVEYFDKNSKYIFFSDCHRGDDSASDEFAKNQHVFLHALDYYYNNGYTYVEVGDGDELWEYTDFNHIRLAHSDVFLGMKKFANEGRLLFLFGNHNIYLRKNKYVRKNYYSFYDEYNQKRTSLFTDLTPYEAIVLKHRESGQEILVVHGHQGDLMNDQLWFISMIMLRYIWRFLHVVGLHNPASPAKNLYKRHKIEKNYKVWIRNNKRMLICGHTHRPHFPKAKELPYYNTGCCIHSKGLTGIEIINDTINLVEWRIKADDDGALNIVRTIVRGPEKICKYQKDNFPEK
- a CDS encoding radical SAM/SPASM domain-containing protein, with translation MKRFKKIYIEITNICNLNCEFCPKTQRQKAILTKEEFQHIMKEIQPYTDYVYFHVKGEPLLHPELGVFLDICKDYSLKVNITTNGTLLMKVLPELKGKEALRQVNISLHSFGGREEDKENYLLDILKASKELLNTTKANISYRFWNLSKEDDTIITGTEHKLESTIQEDTDKYLRILENEYAIEGSLNNMVAPGRGLKLTDRVYISRDYQFTWPSLIEEEDEGKGFCYGLRSHLGILSDGTLIPCCLDGEGVISLGNIYEESFESIINSPRAIRIYEGFSNRKAVEELCRKCGYRKKFGV
- a CDS encoding WG repeat-containing protein: MNKIRFLILLLTVLAASGCSRQNKDEQVIKNVDNAASRTDVITADADENTLKATTDKGVERLYSAYITDQNEKKYGYIDETGVFVISPVYDQASEFSEGYAVVYTSEDNEYSVIDTTGKSIYKSSYAIGDFHEGMAVFDDFKDGKTMEGYIDTTGTIVLPAIYDKASIFQNGTAYVYTGKEIQQIDPTGKVLKSYEIDKNDIYISDFRDGYIVYNSVGDSIMEAMTYEGKKLPLPSNVSKDYTGYGNLMYLGNDIFAVMKKSDTEDYSSTYTTPYALFDAKGKQLSDYIFYDLSKYNDGFASATDDTTTYFIDTAGKISDTLPKFNGRGTLTLMGNVIKAEVDDILIYETTDGKIFYQTSDDVKLNDTLSLKAKKVKPNKYALIYYPVLTGLSDSTVEKKINDNLYKNFVESRGDLKKEDNFSVEDSFTGKVINNLLLVNRLGYDYSFGAAHGMPINDYYLYNLKNGETFKLKDLFRKNSNYVDALSKIITKDINADKKNKESMYFDDTFKSISDNQYFYVDENNLYLYFYPYDIAPYAAGFPEFKIPFNSIGSIINIEGDFWKALHPQN